The nucleotide sequence TATCGCGAATTGGAAAATGAGGGTCTGGTTGAAAAGCGTCGAACCCGTGGAACGTTCGTCGCCGAATCGCCCACCCGCCAAGGCGTCCGTGAGCGGCGACGCCTGTTGATCCCCCACGTCGACCACTTGCTGGTACGTGCCGAAGGCCTGGGCATCGATTTCGATGAACTGGTCGATCTGCTTGACAAACGTCGCCAGAAAATCCTTTCCGATCAGGAGCCCTCGTCATGAATCACGCGATCAAACCATCCGGCAATGAATTGGCTGTGAA is from Crateriforma conspicua and encodes:
- a CDS encoding GntR family transcriptional regulator, with the protein product MQIHVRSDSTPIYQQIVDQVRHRIVAGLLKPGEEMPTIRGLAESLRVNPNTIQRAYRELENEGLVEKRRTRGTFVAESPTRQGVRERRRLLIPHVDHLLVRAEGLGIDFDELVDLLDKRRQKILSDQEPSS